From one Anopheles cruzii chromosome 3, idAnoCruzAS_RS32_06, whole genome shotgun sequence genomic stretch:
- the LOC128272424 gene encoding WD repeat-containing protein 20, whose amino-acid sequence MAVQLDSSGKDDLKTQFTSPEGDYRLMTLSEYSRPNRVGYQNNQNSPQVRVSIVSLPAPPPPAIGQLVAGAVPNNTSNSNIALTKPQSFANGLEHQTTPGFSAPVGGDRICFNYGKELYVYSYRGAKKATDLNKPIDKKLYKGTSPSCHDFNGTAATYEGAPLLVGFSTGQIQLVHPGRREQGKLFNEERNIDKTKVTCLKWIPGSQNQFLVSHASGCIYLYNEELPCTPASPSYQPYKGGDGYIVFASKSKATKNPLYKWCFGQHENASINEFCFSPCGQHLAVVSQDGFLRIFHYERMELVGIVRSYFGGFLCVCWSPDGKYVVVGGEDDLVTVFSLHEQRVVARGQGHRSWVSVVAFDPYTTSYNNLDGDDLSEEELSFGEQRGSHHPHHATGYCHPDGGANATKQQQLPPASVTCDKLTAQNRLATCYRLGSVSQDTQICLWDITEDVLRQSFGRVVKSANHTGVKDVMMNGMSNGIGDTKMDKFSVGSSKGKAGGDDTVDNASFKPQITPTLGLIGNSSAYSNTGTIKPIGNTYGTLNCDDKANSDSSSDKESVDSKIVKRANSSGAADGAVAPSEDAGGSGTKPSTTTTVVGGGGGKKDKSSGKGGSDSQSGSGGQHSSTFNSITQRLTSLSFGNSGGAGGSGSSASSGSGSSCDKNDKPSKAAGGGGGGGGSKRSIITIGSKTFSNSSNSNSNSLNNNHVLNSINSNNNPALSTGSPSGSGGSGGGVSSTLSALMSSSLTKNKSGGGGASGNTGALLGSGGFAPCGRIASSYDPMKLIGTPACPRYDDCPVLEPLICKKIAHERLTALIFREDCFLTACQDGFVYTWARPGFVNIPQHLSSTPSAPPGGTVV is encoded by the exons ATGGCTGTGCAATTGGACAGCAGCGGTAAAGATGATTTGAAAACGCAGTTCACTTCCCCCGAAGGGGACTACCGATTAATGACGCTCTCGGAGTACTCCCGGCCGAACCGCGTCGGGTACCAGAACAATCAGAACAGTCCGCAGGTTCGCGTTTCGATCGTGTCACTGCCGGCCCCACCGCCTCCCGCGATCGGCCAGCTGGTGGCCGGAGCAGTTcccaacaacaccagcaacagcaatatCGCCCTCACCAAACCTCAATCCTTTGCGAACGGCCTGGAACACCAGACAACACCCGGATTCAGCGCGCCGGTCGGTGGGGACCGAATATGTTTCAATTACGGCAAAGAGCTCTACGTATACTCCTACCGGGGAGCCAAGAAG GCAACGGACCTCAACAAACCGATAGACAAAAAGCTGTACAAAGGTACGTCGCCGAGTTGCCACGATTTTAACGGAACTGCAGCAACGTATGAGGGAGCTCCACTGCTGGTCGGCTTCAGTACGGGGCAAATTCAGCTGGTCCACCCGGGACGCCGAGAACAGGGAAAACTATTCAACGAAGAG AGAAATATCGACAAAACTAAAGTTACCTGCCTCAAGTGGATACCGGGATCTCAGAATCAGTTTTTGGTTTCTCACGCCAGCGGCTGTATATATCTCTATAACGAGGAGCTGCCCTGCACACCGGCCTCACCGAGCTACCAACCCTACAAGGGCGGCGATGGGTACATTGTGTTCGCGAGCAAGTCGAAAGCAACGAAGAACCCGCTCTACAAATGGTGCTTCGGGCAGCACGAAAACGCCAGCATCAACGAGTTTTGCTTCTCGCCGTGCGGCCAGCATCTGGCCGTTGTGTCGCAGGACGGCTTTCTGCGCATCTTCCACTACGAGCGCATGGAGCTGGTAGGAATCGTGCGTTCCTACTTCGGGGGCTTCCTGTGCGTTTGCTGGAGCCCGGACGGCAAGTATGTGGTGGTAGGCGGTGAAGATGACCTCGTGACGGTGTTCTCGCTGCACGAGCAACGGGTGGTGGCGCGAGGGCAGGGCCATCGGTCGTGGGTATCGGTGGTCGCTTTCGATCCGTACACCACCTCATACAACAACCTCGATGGGGATGATCTGTCCGAGGAGGAACTATCGTTCGGAGAGCAACGCGGTTCCCACCATCCGCATCACGCCACCGGCTACTGCCACCCGGATGGCGGTGCGAATGcaacgaagcagcagcaactaccACCGGCATCAGTGACGTGCGACAAGCTAACGGCACAGAATCGCCTGGCCACCTGCTaccggctcggttcggtcaGCCAAGACACGCAGATATGTCTGTGGGACATAACGGAAGACGTGCTGAGGCAATCGTTCGGGCGTGTCGTCAAGTCCGCCAACCATACCGGCGTGAA AGATGTGATGATGAACGGTATGTCGAATGGTATCGGTGACACAAAGATGGACAAGTTCAGTGTTGGCAGCTCCAAGGGCAAAGCCGGCGGAGACGATACGGTGGACAATGCTAGCTTTAAACCGCAAATAACACCCACGTTGGGCTTAATCGGTAACAGTAGTGCGTACAGCAATACTGGCACCATCAAACCGATCGGTAATACGTACGGTACTTTGAATTGTGATGATAAAGCTAATAGCGACAGTAGCAGTGATAAAGAATCGGTTGATAGTAAAATTGTTAAACGAGCCAACAGCAGCGGGGCCGCCGATGGGGCCGTAGCCCCGTCCGAGGAtgccggtggcagcggcacgAAGCCctcaacgacaacgacggtggtgggtggtggtggcggcaagAAGGACAAGTCCTCCGGTAAAGGGGGCAGTGACTCGCAgagtggcagcggcggccagcaTTCCAGCACGTTCAATTCGATAACGCAACGCTTGACGAGTCTTAGCTTTGGCAATAGTGGTGGcgccggcggcagtggcagtagcgccagcagtggcagcggcagtaGCTGTGATAAGAATGACAAACCTAGCaaggcggccggtggcggcggcggtggaggcggcaGCAAGCGCAGTATCATAACGATAGGCAGTAAAACTtttagcaacagcagcaatagCAATAGCAACAGTCTTAACAACAATCATGTTCTAAACAGCATAAACAGTAATAATAACCCCGCCCTGTCCACCGGCTCGCCGTCGGGAagtggtggcagtggcggcggagtGTCAAGCACCCTGAGCGCCCTCATGAGTTCGTCGCTGACGAAGAACAAatcgggcggtggtggcgcaagCGGCAACACCGGCGCCCTGCTCGGTTCGGGTGGGTTTGCACCGTGCGGTCGGATTGCTTCGTCGTACGACCCGATGAAACTGATCGGAACGCCCGCCTGTCCCCGCTACGACGACTGTCCAGTATTAGAGCCGCTGATCTGCAAAAAGATTGCCCACGAGCGGCTGACGGCGCTCATCTTCCGCGAGGACTGCTTTCTCACCGCCTGCCAGGATGGTTTCGTGTATACGTGGGCGCGGCCGGGCTTTGTT AATATTCCACAGCATTTATCTTCGACACCTTCGGCACCACCAGGGGGAACGGTagtgtaa
- the LOC128270062 gene encoding protein hsr-9-like, translated as MTSRKNRLSLSLASESVAKSPNLRLTPSRRARAARPSSENQPTNDERYEVSPSQGGDFSPVVPFTQEAFHAINGVSWEWNSPQRLNGQPRLRADTKKSTSKVHTRKTIKHIESPCGIAKKATGFNKFISKLNLLMGKENMEELGDVPEPLESNQEPVSEASDTSDVPLDAAGSVVLIDANEVPEKRSPEPTADSDDDLFQDAIIDAGSEDTPNGDSLDAGLDDSRLNSMLIKASQTAEQNINKPTSPQAAASPPSIGQGSTKAKPTRHSIPSEMNDSDMDGFLVQASLMAEEKRSSPQESSCSNSVLPSNDVATSRRTNVSKLNSATSSNVRSHPAQKSASKSPPEGSSGETSSMSQDEIKTLIEKKRQEALRRLQNNRLRRAMKGTTTNG; from the exons ATGACTAGTCGCAAAAATAGATTAAGTCTAAGTCTAGCATCAGAAA GCGTCGCGAAATCACCAAACTTGCGTCTCACACCAtcccggagagcgagagcagcTAGACCGAGTTCAgaaaatcaaccaaccaacgacgAGCGCTACGAGGTTTCGCCATCGCAGGGAGGCGACTTTTCGCCGGTGGTTCCTTTCACACAGGAAGCCTTTCATGCTATCAACGGTGTGTCGTGGGAGTGGAACAGCCCGCAGCGTCTGAACGGCCAGCCGAGGCTCCGAGCGGACACAAAGAAATCCACCAGTAAAGTTCATACCagaaaaacgatcaaacacATCGAATCTCCGTGTGGCATTGCGAAGAAAGCGACGGGTTTCAACAAGTTCATCTCCAAGCTTAATCTTTTGATGGGAAAGGAGAACATGGAAGAATTGGGTGACGTACCAGAGCCACTAGAATCAAACCAGGAACCTGTTTCCGAAGCGTCAGACACATCCGACGTCCCGCTTGATGCGGCAGGAAGCGTTGTGCTTATTGATGCAAATGAGGTTCCTGAAAAACGATCACCAGAGCCAACCGCCGACAGTGATGACGATCTCTTTCAAGATGCCATCATCGATGCTGGGAGCGAGGATACACCAAACGGCGATTCGCTCGATGCGGGACTCGACGATTCCCGACTCAACAGCATGCTGATAAAAGCAAGCCAAACGGCTGAGcaaaacattaacaaaccTACATCACCACAGGCCGCAGCGTCGCCTCCATCGATCGGGCAGGGTTCGACAAAGGCCAAGCCCACACGCCACAGTATTCCATCCGAAATGAATGACTCCGATATGGACGGGTTTCTTGTGCAGGCCTCTCTGATGGCGGAAGAGAAACGCAGCAGTCCGCAAGAGTCATCTTGTTCGAATAGTGTGTTGCCTAGCAACGACGTAGCCACTTCTAGGCGCACGAATGTCTCCAAACTGAACTCAGCCACAAGCTCGAATGTGCGATCACACCCAGCCCAAAAAAGTGCTTCAAAGTCACCACCCGAAG GTAGCAGTGGCGAGACGTCGTCCATGTCACAGGACGAAATAAAGACCCTAATAGAAAAGAAGCGCCAGGAAGCGTTGCGCCGTCTGCAGAACAATCGGTTAAGGCGAGCGATGAAGGGCACTACCACCAACGGATAG
- the LOC128272159 gene encoding protein YIF1B-A, whose protein sequence is MNFNAQSGPDGRAHRSLSKKPKRVSDVNAMGTSIPYPQMTSQMPSNQYMANDPQMPQYMSNDPNDFYGQQHLPQPQPAYGYIPPQPQQPQMNIPRQPNQPLVPEMGGGAQQFAMFQQPIVQDMAMQYGQKLADHGKDIVHSQIEKYLPTSKLKYYFAVDNRYVINKLKIVFFPFLHNDWSMKYDHENPVQPRCDINAPDLYIPAMSFITYVVLAGIALGVQQRFSSEQLGIQASSALAYSIFEMVIYTLTLYIGNISTSISTFDLLALTGYKYTAIVSIVAASILLKRTGYYVALIYSSAMLALFLLRTMKAKVLAEPTHAASTVGYEPYGQQQNDHQAGRKRKLYFLFMVTGLQPVLAFWLTVHLIVADAVPSA, encoded by the exons ATGAATTTCAACGCTCAAAGCGGACCCGATGGCCGAG CTCATCGGTCACTCTCGAAAAAACCGAAGCGAGTCAGTGATGTTAATGCCATGGGTACATCCATTCCGTACCCCCAGATGACATCACAGATGCCCAGCAACCAGTACATGGCCAACGATCCCCAAATGCCTCAGTATATGAGCAACGATCCTAACGATT TTTACGGACAGCAACATTTACCGCAGCCCCAACCGGCATACGGATACATCCCTCCGCAGCCACAACAACCACAAATGAACATACCTCGACAGCCAAATCAACCGCTTGTGCCGGaaatgggtggtggtgcgcagCAGTTTGCCATGTTCCAGCAACCTATCGTGCAGGACATGGCCATGCAGTACGGCCAGAAGCTGGCCGACCATGGGAAGGATATTGTCCATAGCCAGATTGAAAAGTATTTACCAACATCCAAGCTGAAGTACTACTTCGCGGTCGACAACAGATACGTGATCAACAAACTGAAGATTGTcttctttccttttctccATAAT GATTGGAGCATGAAGTATGACCATGAAAACCCGGTACAACCGCGTTGCGATATTAATGCACCCGATCTGTACATCCCAGCTATGAGCTTCATTACTTACGTCGTGCTAGCCGGCATTGCTTTAG GGGTGCAACAGAGATTTTCGTCGGAGCAACTCGGAATTCAAGCTTCGAGCGCCCTGGCTTACAGTATCTTTGAAATGGTAATCTACACGCTGACCCTGTACATAGGAAACATCTCGACCTCGATCAGTACGTTCGATCTCCTGGCCTTAACCGGCTACAAGTACACGGCAATTGTATCCATTGTGGCCGCTAGTATACTGCTGAAGCGCACGGGATACTACGTAGCACTGATCTATTCGTCCGCAATGTTGGCACTGTTTTTG CTACGGACGATGAAGGCCAAAGTTCTAGCAGAACCGACGCACGCCGCGAGTACCGTCGGATATGAACCGTAcggacagcagcagaacgACCATCAGGCAGGGCGTAAACGTAAGCTCTACTTCCTGTTCATGGTGACCGGACTGCAGCCTGTGCTGGCGTTCTGGCTCACGGTACATTTGATCGTGGCCGACGCGGTGCCAAGCGCATAA
- the LOC128275536 gene encoding neuroendocrine convertase 2 → MFVKICLVALFGISCAAFSGAIPSVAGHSRTTSGGDVFTSSFLVRFRRSVDKQLVHDIASRNGFQSLGELPGSNGKEYHFKHTTLPLVRTRRSISHTRVLKKEPLVHTAIQQAGFKRVKRGFRHAVPLNYIPDKTPYGGENIPTDPYFPFQWYLKNTGQNGGKAKLDLNVLAAWDQGITGKNITTAIMDDGVDYMHADLKFNYNAEASYDFSSNDPFPYPRYTDDWFNSHGTRCAGEVAAARDNGICGVGVAYDSKIAGIRMLDQPYMTDLIEANSMGHEPHKIHIYSASWGPTDDGKTVDGPRNATMRAIVQGVNEGRNGLGNIYVWASGDGGEEDDCNCDGYAASMWTISINSAINDGQNAHYDESCSSTLASTFSNGAKDPNTGVATTDLYGKCTTTHSGTSAAAPEAAGVFALALEANPTLSWRDMQHLTVLTSKRNSLFDAKNRFHWTMNGVGLEFNHLFGFGVLDAGAMVALAKKWRTVPPRYHCEAGAITQLHQISSSGSLYLPIKTNACKGTDTEVRYLEHVQAVITANASRRGDLELFLTSPMGTRSMILSKRANDDDRRDGFTKWPFMTTHTWGEYPQGTWILEARFNSKESRSGWIKEFSLVLHGTKDPPYQTLSPASPHSKLAIVKKAHEDKDGN, encoded by the exons ATGTTTGTCAAAATCTGTCTAGTGGCCCTGTTCGGCATTAGCTGTGCGGCCTTCAGCGGTGCCATACCGAGCGTGGCGGGACACAGCAGGACCACCTCCGGTGGCGATGTCTTCACCAGTTCCTTTCTGGTGCGCTTCAGGCGCAGCGTCGACAAGCAGCTGGTACACGACATTGCGTCCCGCAACGGGTTCCAGAGCTTGGGCGAG CTTCCGGGCAGCAATGGCAAGGAGTACCACTTCAAGCACACCACCCTGCCGCTGGTTCGCACCAGGCGAAGCATCTCCCATACGCGCGTCCTGAAGAAGGAGCCACTG GTTCATACAGCCATACAGCAGGCCGGATTCAAGCGCGTTAAGCGTGGCTTTCGTCACGCGGTTCCCCTCAACTACATCCCGGATAAGACGCCGTACGGAGGTGAGAACATTCCGACCGACCCGTACTTTCCCTTTCAATGGTACTTGAAGAACACTGGTCAAAACGGTGGCAAAGCCAAGCTCGACCTCAACGTGTTGGCCGCGTGGGACCAAGGGATTACGggaaaaaacatcacaacGGCCATTATGGACGACG GAGTCGATTATATGCATGCCGACCTAAAGTTTAACTAC aATGCCGAGGCCAGTTATGACTTTAGCAGCAATGATCCGTTCCCCTATCCGCGGTACACGGACGATTGGTTCAATAG CCATGGCACGAGATGCGCCGGTgaagtggccgccgcccgcgACAACGGCATCTGTGGCGTTGGGGTGGCGTACGACTCGAAAATAGCCGGCATCCGGATGCTGGACCAACCGTACATGACCGATTTGATCGAGGCGAACTCGATGGGCCACGAGCCGCATAAGATACACATCTACAGTGCATCGTGGGGACCGACGGACGATGGTAAGACGGTCGATGGACCACGGAATGCTACGATGCGTGCGATCGTACAGGGCGTCAACGAAGGACGCAACGGTCTCGGCAACATCTACGTGTGGGCCTCGGGAGATGGCGGCGAGGAGGACGACTGCAACTGTGACGGGTACGCGGCCTCGATGTGGACCATTTCGATCAACAGTGCGATTAACGATGGCCAGAATGCACACTACGACGAGAGCTGCAGCTCCACGCTCGCAAGCACGTTCAGCAATGGCGCAAAGGATCCCAACACGGGTGTG GCAACGACCGATCTGTATGGCAAGTGCACCACAACGCACTCCGGAACGAGTGCagccgcaccggaagcggccggAGTCTTTGCGTTGGCACTGGAGGCAAA TCCAACGCTTTCGTGGCGCGATATGCAACACTTGACCGTGCTCACTTCGAAGCGTAACTCGCTGTTCGACGCTAAGAATCGGTTCCATTGGACAATGAACGGTGTCGGACTAGAGTTTAACCATCTGTTCGGGTTCGGAGTGCTGGACGCCGGAGCAATGGTTGCGCTGgcgaaaaaatggcgaacTGTCCCTCCGCGGTATCACTGTGAAGCCGGTGCCATCACACAGCTACA TCAAATATCATCCTCCGGGTCACTGTACTTGCCCATCAAGACGAACGCCTGCAAGGGAACGGACACGGAAGTGCGATACCTAGAGCATGTGCAGGCCGTCATCACCGCGAACGCCAGCAGGCGTGGAGATTTGGAGCTGTTTCTGACATCGCCCATGGGCACCAG ATCGATGATACTGAGCAAGCGGgccaacgatgatgatcgtcGTGATGGGTTCACCAAATGGCCGTTCATGACGACACACACATGGGGCGAATATCCGCAAGGCACGTGGATACTAGAG GCACGGTTCAACTCAAAGGAAAGTCGCTCCGGTTGGATCAAGGAGTTTTCGCTCGTGCTACACGGCACGAAGGATCCACCCTACCAGACCCTGTCGCCGGCCTCCCCACACTCTAAGCTGGCCATTGTAAAGAAAGCTCACGAGGATAAGGATGGCAACTGA
- the LOC128273829 gene encoding exosome complex component RRP46: protein MEKSLSLRRMICDTNILSRSDCSAALSQGSTQVMVSANGPAEIKLRNAESENSHLEVQYRSNAGLEDIQNRLVESLIKRSFVRAVATTAFPRTAVYVIVQEMTDKGGLLACSINATCLALITGGIELNFVVAAVHCILDQDGNVILDPEGKQLKLTRSSFTFVFDSIAKNTVTSYVHGSFTLDEYERVLAVCKSAVDKIFDFYRKVSQNITQVVTDES, encoded by the exons ATGGAGAAATCTTTGTCCTTACGGCGTATGATATGTGACACGAACATTTTATCCCGTTCCGATTGTTCAGCTGCACTGTCGCAGG GTTCCACGCAGGTTATGGTATCCGCTAATGGGCCGGCGGAGATCAAACTCAGGAATGCCGAATCGGAAAACTCCCACCTGGAGGTACAGTACCGATCGAACGCAGGCCTGGAAGACATTCAGAACCGCCTGGTGGAGAGTCTCATTAAGCGATCGTTCGTTCGAGCGGTCGCCACCACAGCATTTCCCCGGACGGCAGTGTACGTAATTGTACAGGAAATGACCGACAAGGGTGGT TTGTTGGCCTGCTCGATAAACGCTACCTGCCTGGCACTGATCACCGGTGGAATCGAGCTGAACTTTGTCGTTGCGGCCGTGCACTGCATCCTGGATCAGGATGGCAACGTGATACTGGATCCGGAGGGCAAACAACTGAAATTGACACGCAGTTCCTTTacgtttgttttcgatagcATCGCCAAAAACACCGTCACCTCGTACGTGCACGGAAGTTTTACGCTCGACGAGTACGAACGGGTTCTGGCGGTGTGCAAAAGCGCTGTGGATAAGATTTTCGATTTCTATCGCAAAGTGTCCCAAAACATAACGCAGGTTGTAACGGACGAAAGTTGA